Proteins from a genomic interval of Papaver somniferum cultivar HN1 chromosome 4, ASM357369v1, whole genome shotgun sequence:
- the LOC113272547 gene encoding zinc finger MYM-type protein 1-like encodes MSLDHFRPPAKKLKTIESFFKSKRGDKSSELLPSTDNVGMPTSSHHEHGTSQQQKNPSYAQPTISSKAKEVVVQRNGGTYERDPGLRCQIYEYPVNQRDEVRRSYLRQGPFKPRLSKYPPTWDGRQDRYFQYSWLRQHSWLEYSIEKNKAYCFPCFIFETDPPKRPAFTIEGFSDFKHIGSNKTVSTCSFVQHVGHIKSSHMVVVEACENIRRPSRHIDSVFRKQSKELIAKNRLRLKVAIETVRVLGLHACPFRGNDESLESTNRGKFIGLMKYATILNDKIVEVVLGNAPGKAMYTSPKIQKEIIHILANKVKDTIRAEIGDAKFCILVDEAQDSSVQEKMAIVLRFVDTNGCIRERFFAVRSVEDTTSLTLKREISESLASHGLLVENIRGQGYDGASNMRGAWNGLQALFLRDCPYAYYVHCCAHRLQLALVEAATDEQDVYLFFEKLKVIVKLVGASPKRHSQLKSAAVLEVATKLADGELETGSGANQTRTLKRAADTRWSSHFGSVFSLIRMYNPACIVLQNVMKNGNTSKIRGMAEGAYLAIRSFEFVFILHLVGSVMAATEVLCQALQKKTQDIVNAMNLVKSTKVLLQELRDKNWVNFFGNVKSFCDEHDIVLPEFSDRYMMGTGRSCQQKDHITIEHHYRVDIFNAVIDFHLLELSNRFTEESMELLVLCSAFSPDENYKAFDIDSLCSLAERFYPDDFTGQEVCVLRSQLQHYKLDIADNPDFGNMTTVAELCQRLVETGKSNAYDLIDRLIRLVLTLPVSTASAERVFSCMNIVKTVPRNKMGNEFLGDCMIVHAERQIAEKVSCDSIIDDFASLRPRKVQFS; translated from the coding sequence ATGTCACTCGACCATTTTCGTCCACCGGCTAAGAAGTTAAAAACGATAGAGTCATTTTTCAAGTCTAAAAGGGGTGATAAATCAAGTGAGCTGCTTCCTTCTACTGACAATGTTGGCATGCCTACATCATCACACCATGAACATGGTACTTCTCAGCAGCAAAAGAATCCATCATATGCTCAACCAACTATATCTAGTAAAGCCAAAGAAGTTGTAGTTCAAAGAAATGGAGGTACTTATGAGCGTGATCCAGGTTTGCGGTGCCAAATTTATGAATATCCAGTGAATCAACGTGATGAGGTACGTCGATCTTATTTAAGACAGGGACCTTTCAAACCTAGATTATCCAAATATCCTCCTACTTGGGATGGAAGACAAGATCGTTATTTTCAATATAGTTGGCTGAGACAACATTCATGGCTAGAGTACTCTATCGAAAAGAACAAAGCGTATTGCTTCCCTTGCTTTATTTTTGAAACGGATCCACCTAAGCGGCCTGCATTTACAATAGAAGGTTTCTCAGATTTCAAGCATATTGGTTCTAATAAGACGGTATCTACATGTTCATTTGTTCAACATGTTGGACATATCAAATCTTCTCACATGGTAGTTGTGGAAGCTTGTGAAAATATTCGGAGGCCATCTCGCCATATTGATAGCGTTTTTCGTAAACAAAGTAAGGAGCTTATAGCAAAGAACAGGCTACGACTAAAGGTAGCAATTGAGACAGTTAGAGTGCTTGGTCTTCATGCATGTCCTTTTAGAGGTAACGATGAGTCATTAGAGTCAACAAATCGTGGTAAGTTTATTGGTTTGATGAAATATGCAACCATATTGAATGACAAGATTGTTGAAGTTGTCTTAGGAAATGCACCTGGAAAGGCAATGTATACTTCACCGAAGATTCAAAAGGAAATTATACATATTCTCGCTAACAAGGTAAAGGATACTATTCGTGCAGAAATCGGAGATGCTAAATTTTGTATTCTTGTAGATGAAGCACAAGATTCATCAGTTCAAGAGAAAATGGCTATTGTTCTGAGGTTTGTTGATACTAATGGTTGCATTAGAGAGCGGTTTTTTGCAGTCAGAAGTGTTGAGGACACCACGTCATTAACTTTAAAGAGGGAGATTTCCGAATCTCTTGCTTCACATGGTCTTTTAGTAGAAAATATTCGGGGTCAGGGGTATGATGGTGCTAGTAATATGAGAGGAGCATGGAATGGGTTGCAGGCATTGTTTCTTAGAGATTGTCCATATGCTTATTATGTCCATTGCTGTGCTCACAGGTTACAACTAGCATTAGTAGAAGCAGCTACAGATGAGCAAGATGTTTATCTGTTTTTTGAGAAGTTAAAGGTTATTGTCAAGCTTGTTGGGGCTTCTCCTAAGCGTCACAGTCAATTGAAATCTGCAGCAGTATTAGAGGTCGCCACAAAATTAGCTGATGGTGAACTTGAGACTGGTTCGGGAGCCAATCAAACTCGTACTTTGAAACGGGCAGCAGATACTCGTTGGAGCTCACATTTTGGTTCTGTATTCAGTTTGATCCGTATGTATAATCCAGCTTGCATAGTCCTTCAAAATGTTATGAAAAATGGAAACACCTCTAAGATAAGGGGGATGGCGGAAGGTGCTTATCTTGCAATTAGGtcttttgagtttgtttttatctTACACTTGGTGGGAAGTGTTATGGCGGCAACAGAAGTGTTATGTCAAGCTCTGCAAAAGAAAACACAAGACATTGTTAATGCCATGAATCTGGTCAAGTCCACAAAAGTGCTTCTTCAAGAATTGAGAgacaaaaattgggttaatttttTTGGAAATGTTAAAAGTTTTTGTGATGAACATGACATTGTCCTTCCTGAATTTTCAGATCGATATATGATGGGTACGGGTCGTTCTTGTCAGCAGAAAGACCATATAACTATTGAACATCATTACCGCGTTGATATATTTAATGCTGTCATTGATTTTCACCTATTGGAGCTAAGCAATCGATTCACAGAGGAATCAATGGAGCTACTTGTGCTTTGTTCAGCTTTCAGTCCGGATGAAAATTATAAAGCTTTTGACATTGATTCACTTTGCAGTCTCGCAGAAAGGTTTTACCCTGATGATTTCACGGGGCAAGAGGTATGTGTTTTAAGAAGCCAACTACAACATTACAAGTTAGACATTGCCGACAATCCAGATTTTGGAAACATGACTACTGTGGCTGAATTATGTCAGCGATTGGTTGAAACTGGTAAGTCAAATGCCTATGATTTGATAGATAGATTAATTCGCCTTGTCTTGACTCTTCCCGTTTCAACAGCTAGTGCAGAAAGGGTATTTTCATGTATGAATATTGTGAAAACGGTACCTCGTAACAAGATGGGTAATGAGTTTCTTGGAGATTGTATGATAGTCCATGCTGAAAGACAAATTGCTGAAAAAGTGTCATGTGACTCTATCATAGATGACTTTGCTTCATTGAGACCACGAAAGGTCCAATTCAGTTAG